The sequence AACAACGTTGAACCGGAGGCAATGGCTCAGATATTGGAACTTTGCAACCAGGAGTTTGTAAAGGACAGTGTAATCAGAATTATGCCTGATACCCATGCCGGTGCAGGTTGTACCATTGGAACCACCATGACCATTGACGACAAAATTGTGCCAAATCTGGTGGGTGTTGATATAGGCTGCGGAATGGAGACCATAAAGCTGAAAAATAAAAATATTGAATTGAGCAAGCTGGACAAAGTAATTCATGAATTTATCCCGTCGGGTTTTGACATTCGCAAAAAAGAGCATCCGTATGTCAGGAATATTAATTTGGATGAGCTATTGTGCAAAAAACACGTGGATATAAACCGGGCAAAGCTGAGTATTGGCACCTTGGGCGGTGGCAACCATTTTATTGAGGTGAACAAAGACAGTGAGGGAAACCTGTATCTTGTGGTGCATTCGGGAAGCAGACATCTGGGAAAGCAGGTTGCGGAGTATTATCAGGAGTTGGGTTACAAGGAGCTTGTAAAAAACACTGAAGTGATTAAAGAAATTATAGCAAAGCTGAAAGCGGAAGGCCGTGAAAAGGAAATCGAGAAGGAAATAAAAAAAATCAAGCCGCCGAATATAAGCAAGCAGCTTGCCTATGTCCAGGGCAAAAGTTATGAGGACTATCTTGCCGACATGAAATTGGTGCAGAAATTTGCGGTATTGAACCGCAAAGCAATTGTGGATGAGATTGTGAGGCGCATGAATTTTAAAATTGAAGAGCAGTTTACCACTATTCATAATTATATTGACTTAGACAGCATGATACTCAGGAAAGGTGCCATTTCAGCACGCAAAGGGGAAAGAGTGCTGATTCCGATTAACATGAGGGACGGAAGCCTTATCTGTATCGGCAAAGGCAACAAGGATTGGAACTATTCCGCGCCCCATGGGGCGGGAAGACTGATGAGCAGGGCTAAGGCAAAAGAAGTTATAACGCTTAAGGAATTCAAAGAATCAATGAAGGGAATTTATTCAACAACGGTCAACAAATCCACCATTGATGAATGTCCCATGGCTTACAAGCCTATGGAGGAAATCATTGAAAATATTCAGGACACCGTTGAAATTGTAGATATTATTAAGCCAATATACAACTTTAAAGCGGCTGAATAGGCAAAAATACCATTTTTCATGTACAAATATGAAAAAATTCTATATAATTATAACTGTATATGGAGAGATTGAGTGTGAATGATAGAAAAAATTTGATAAATCTTGCTGTTTTCCTTTTGGTTGCTTTGTTATCGACGCTTCTTATTATGGCCGCTATAAGTATGTTGGATTTGCGTGGGAACGGGTCGCCTGGAGGTGAAAATAATAAGAGGGCTTCCCAAAATGACGGAAGCGGCAAAAATCGCAATAAGCAGGACCGAAATAATAACAATAAAAACAAAAAAGGAAGCGGCCAAAGGGAGGATGACAACGGTTCCAACTGGAAGGAAAGGGCTCAAAGAAGGCGTGGCGAGAGAAGAAGTTTTGACAGGGGAGATTATGCTTATGGGCAAGGACCCGAAAGCATGATTCCCGGAGACGGATGGGAATATGATATTGCGCCTGATCAAATGCCCAATCTTGACATATCCGGCAATGAAGGACTGCCCGACATGTCTTTTGGAATGGGTGGCAATACGTTTGTTTTAAAAGAGGGCAAAAATTCCCACATACCTGCTTTTGAAGTTTTGGGTGTTCCCAATTACCCTTTTGTAAGAGTTATGGCTATGGACAACTATCGTCGGAGTCACTGGAGTATGATAAACGAAGCTCCGGAGCTGATGTTTTTGTTTGGGGAGAAAGTGGACAGAAAATTTTCCGAAAATACTGTCAAGATAAAGCCTGTGGAGCCTTCAAAGGGGTATATTCCGGTATTGTCGGGCAACTTTGAAATGAAATATGAGTTTAGCCTTTTGGAAT comes from Acetivibrio thermocellus ATCC 27405 and encodes:
- a CDS encoding RtcB family protein translates to MIEIKGKYNTAKVFTNNVEPEAMAQILELCNQEFVKDSVIRIMPDTHAGAGCTIGTTMTIDDKIVPNLVGVDIGCGMETIKLKNKNIELSKLDKVIHEFIPSGFDIRKKEHPYVRNINLDELLCKKHVDINRAKLSIGTLGGGNHFIEVNKDSEGNLYLVVHSGSRHLGKQVAEYYQELGYKELVKNTEVIKEIIAKLKAEGREKEIEKEIKKIKPPNISKQLAYVQGKSYEDYLADMKLVQKFAVLNRKAIVDEIVRRMNFKIEEQFTTIHNYIDLDSMILRKGAISARKGERVLIPINMRDGSLICIGKGNKDWNYSAPHGAGRLMSRAKAKEVITLKEFKESMKGIYSTTVNKSTIDECPMAYKPMEEIIENIQDTVEIVDIIKPIYNFKAAE